One Camarhynchus parvulus chromosome 26, STF_HiC, whole genome shotgun sequence genomic window carries:
- the ITPR3 gene encoding inositol 1,4,5-trisphosphate receptor type 3 isoform X2: MNEMSSFLHIGDIVSLYAEGSVNGFISTLGLVDDRCVVEPAAGDLDNPPKKFRDCLFKVCPMNRYSAQKQYWKAKQTKQDKDKIADVVLLQKLQHAAQMEQKQNETENKMGHGSHVPHPCLLQLLHMKSNKYLTVNKRLPGLLEKNAMRVTLDATGNEGSWLFIQPFWKLRSNGDNVVVGDKVILNPVNAGQPLHASNYELADNAGCKEVNSVNCNTSWKINLFMQFCDHMEEVLKGGDVVRLFHAEQEKFLTCDEYKGKLHVFLRTTLRQSATSATSSNALWEVEVVHHDPCRGGAGHWNGLYRFKHLATGNYLAAEENPSYKGDVAEPKAAPTGGSSRASRRNTGEKIKYRLVAVPHGNDIASLFELDPTTLQKTDSFVPRNSYVRLRHLCTNTWIQSTNVPIDIDEERPIRLMLGTCPTKEDKEAFAIVSVPVSEIRDLDFANDASSMLANVVEKMNEGFLSQNDRRFVIQLLEDLVFFVSDVPNNGQNVLDIVVTKPNRERQKLMREQNILKQIFGILKAPFKDKGGEGPLVRLEELSDQKNAPYQYMFRLCYRVLRHSQEDYRKNQEHIAKQFGMMQSQIGYDILAEDTITALLHNNRKLLEKHITKTEVETFVSLVRKNREPRFLDYLSDLCVSNHIAIPVTQELICKCVLDSKNSDILIKTELRPVKEMSQTHEYLSIEYSEEEVWLTWTDKNNDHHEKSIRQLAQEARAGNAHDENVLSYYRYQLKLFARMCLDRQYLAIKEISQQLGVDLIFLCMADEMLPFDLRASFCHLMLHVHVDRDPQELVMPVKFARLWTEIPTAITIKDYDSNLNTSRDDKKNKFASTMEFVEDYLNNVVSEAVPFANEEKNKLTFEVVSLAHNLIYFGFYSFSELLRLTRTLLGIIDCVQNPQLMMQAVYNDEVTGKNVRRSIQGVGQMMSTMVLSRKQSIFSPPSLSAGSAPEQVDRGRSIENENIVVMETKLKILEILQFILNVRLDYRISYLLSVFKKEFVEVYPMQDSAADGTAPAFDSTTAAMNLDRIGEHAEAMFGVGKSSSMLEVDDEGGRMFLRVLIHLTMHDYPPLISGSLQLLFKHFSQRQEVLHTFKQVQLLISAQDVENYKVIKSELDKLRTMVEKSELWVDKKGSTKGDSAGEGNKKEKKEHGADEEVIAPGEKSSENYQIVKGILERLNKMCGVGEQVRKKQQRLLKNMDAHKVMLDLLQIPYEKGDAKMMEILKFTHQFLQKFCAGNQENQALLHKHLNLFLTPGLLEAETMQHIFLNNYQLCSEINETVPQHFIHCVATHGRHVQYLDFLHTIIKAEGKYVKKCQDMIMTELTNAGDDVVVFYNDKASLATLLEMMTAARDGVEENSPLMYHISLVDLLAACAEGKNVYTEIKCTSLLPLEDVVRVVTHEDCITEVKMAYVNFVNHCYVDTEVEMKEIYTSNHIWTLFENFTLDMAQMCKKREKRLPDATLEKYVLTVVLDTINAFFSSPFSENSTSLQTHQTIVVQLLQSTMRLLECPWLQQQHKSSVESCIRTLAMVAKSRSIALPMDLDAHVSSLLNSSSTSTVQRNTSSYKAATRSFPRVSTTPNQWDYKNIIEKLQDIINALEDRLKPLVEAELSVLVDVLHRPELLFMEGTEAFQRCESGGFLSKLVQHTKDLMETEEKLCIKVLRTLQQMLVKRNKYGERGNLLRKMLMNNYLQNKRSSSKGEMGDAAGGGQDQDWSAIAAVQCRLDREGATKLVADLIMNTKNEKIFQESILLAIRLLDGGNTEIQKSFYNLMTSDKKSEKFFKVLHDRMKKAQQETKSTVSVNMSDIGNKPREDKDEPDPGTKGRGDTFLLPGTPTRYPMAVGFRKGHEPGEQGQNNEMGVTVLIMEPILRFLQLLCENHNRDLQNFLRCQNNKTNYNLVCETLQFLDIMCGSTTGGLGLLGLYINEYNVALITQTLETLTEYCQGPCHENQSCIVTHESNGIDIITALILNDISPLCKYRMDLVLQLKDNASKLLLALMESRHDSENAERILISLRPQELVDVIKKAYLQEEECENAEVSPREVGHNIYILALQLSRHNKSLQQLLKPVKRIQEEEEEGISSMLSLNNKQLSQMLKSTAPVQEEEEDPLAYYEKHTSQIEIVRLDRSMEQIIFPVPGICEFLTKETKYRLFTTTEQDEQGSKVSDFFDQSSFLHNEMEWQKKLRSMPLMYWFSRRMTLWGSISFNLAVFINIIIAFFYPYVEATSMGVLDSPLISLLFWILICFSIMALFTKRYGVRPLLVALILRSIYYLGIGLTLNILGALNLTNKIVFVVSFVGNRGTFIRGYKAMIMDVEFLYHVGYIVTSVLGLFVHELFYSILLFDLIYREETLFNVIKSVTRNGRSILLTALLALILVYLFSIVGFLFLKDDFILEVDRLPDSKAKDDPLGMQKNMETFMESCSSDKISCSAAPTALEEADPEQWERACDTLLMCIVTVLNHGLRNGGGVGDILRKPSKDESLFPARVVYDLLFFFIVIIIVLNLIFGVIIDTFADLRSEKQKKEEILKTTCFICGLERDKFDNKTVSFEEHIKYEHNMWNYLYFIVLVRVKNKTDYTGPESYVAQMIKNKNLDWFPRMRAMSLVSNEGEGEQNEIRNLQDKLNTTMKLVSHLTSQLNELKEQMTEQRKRRQRMGFVDVQNTMNH; the protein is encoded by the exons CACGCGGCCCAGATGGAGCAGAAGCAGAACGAGACGGAGAACAAGATGGGC CACGG TTCTCATGTCCCCCACCCTtgtctcctccagctgctgcacatgAAGAGCAACAAGTACCTGACGGTGAACAAGCGGCTGCCGGGGCTGCTGGAGAAGAACGCCATGCGGGTCACCCTGGATGCCACCGGCAACGAGGGCTCCTGGCTCTTCATCCAGCCCTTCTGGAAGCTCAGGAGCAACGGGGACAAC GTAGTCGTGGGAGACAAAGTCATCCTGAACCCCGTGAACGCCGGGCAGCCGCTGCACGCCAGCAACTACGAGCTGGCTGACAATGCTGGCTGCAAGGAG GTGAACTCGGTCAATTGTAACACCAGCTGGAAAATCAACCTGTTCATGCAGTTCTGCGACCACATGGAGGAAGTGCTGAAGGGG GGGGACGTGGTGAGGCTGTTCCATGCCGAGCAGGAGAAGTTCCTCACCTGTGATGAGTACAAGGGCAAGCTGCACGTCTTCCTCCGCACCACCCTGCGCCAGTCAGCCACCTCGGCCACCAGCTCCAACGCCCTGTGGGAGGTGGAG gTGGTTCACCACGACCCGTGCCGAGGGGGAGCCGGGCACTGGAATGGCTTGTACCGCTTCAAGCACCTCGCCACGGGCAACTACCTGGCAGCAGAG GAAAACCCAAGTTATAAAGGAGACGTGGCTGAGCCCAAAGCAGCGCCCACG GGGGGCAGCAGCCGTGCCAGCCGCAGGAACACCGGGGAGAAGATCAAGTACAGGCTGGTGGCCGTGCCCCACGGCAACGACATCGCCTCCCTCTTCGAGCTGGACCCCACCACGCTGCAGAAGACGGATTCCTTCGTGCCACG GAACTCCTACGTGAGGCTGCGCCACCTGTGCACCAACACCTGGATCCAGAGCACCAACGTGCCCATCGACATCGATGAGGAGAGGCCCATCCGCCTCATG CTGGGCACGTGCCCCACCAAAGAGGACAAAGAAGCTTTTGCCATCGTCTCCGTGCCCGTGTCTGAGATCAGGGACCTGGACTTTGCCAACGACGCCAGCTCCATGCTGGCCAACGTGGTGGAGAAGATGAACGAGGGTTTCCTCAGCCAGAATGACAGGAG GTTCGTgatccagctgctggaggactTGGTGTTTTTTGTCAGTGATGTCCCCAACAATGGCCAGAACGTGCTGGACATCGTGGTGACCAAGCCCAACCGGGAGCGGCAGAAGCTGATGCGGGAGCAGAACATCCTGAAGCAG ATCTTTGGGATCCTGAAGGCCCCATTCAAGGACAAGGGCGGGGAAGGGCCCCTGGTGAGGCTGGAAGAGCTGTCGGACCAGAAGAACGCTCCCTACCAATACATGTTCCGCCTGTGCTACCGCGTGCTCCGGCACTCCCAGGAGGATTACCGCAAGAACCAG GAGCACATTGCCAAGCAGTTCGGAATGATGCAGTCGCAGATCGGCTACGACATCCTGGCCGAGGACACCATCACGGCCCTGCTGCACAACAACCGcaagctgctggagaagcacaTCACCAAAACTGAGGTGGAGACCTTCGTCAGCCTGGTGCGCAAGAACCGCGAGCCACG GTTTTTGGATTATCTCTCGGATCTCTGCGTGTCCAACCACATCGCCATCCCCGTCACGCAGGAGCTGATCTGCAAGTGTGTGCTGGACTCGAAGAACAGTGACATCCTCATCAAAACTGA GCTGAGGCCAGTGAAGGAGATGTCCCAGACCCACGAGTACCTGAGCATTGAGTACTCAGAGGAGGAGGTCTGGCTCACCTGGACGGACAAGAACAACGACCACCACGAGAAAAGCATCcggcagctggcacaggaggcCCGGGCTGGCAATGCCCACGACGAGAACGTCCTCAGCTACTACAG GTACCAGCTGAAGCTCTTTGCCCGCATGTGCCTGGACCGCCAGTACCTGGCCATCAAGGAgatctcccagcagctgggggtggACCTGATCTTCCTGTGCATGGCAGATGAGATGCTGCCCTTCGACCTGCGCGCCTCCTTCTGCCACCTCATGCTGCACGTGCACGTggacagggacccccaggagcTGGTGATGCCCGTGAAGTTTGCACGGCTCTGGACGGAGATCCCCACAGCCATCACCATCAAAGA CTACGACTCCAACCTCAACACCTCGCGTGATGACAAGAAGAACAAGTTTGCCAGCACCATGGAGTTTGTGGAGGACTATCTCAACAACGTCGTGAGCGAGGCCGTGCCCTTCGCCAACGAGGAGAAGAACAAGCTCACCTTTGAG GTCGTCAGCCTTGCCCACAACCTCATCTACTTCGGCTTCTACAGCTTCAGCGAGCTGCTGCGCCTGACACGGACCCTGCTGGGCATCATTGACTGCGTCCAGAACCCTCAGCTGATGATGCAGGCTGTCTACAATGATGAGGTGACAG ggaaGAATGTGCGAAGGTCGATCCAGGGCGTGGGGCAGATGATGTCCACCATGGTGCTGAGCAGGAAGCAGTCCATCTTCAGCCCCCCCAGCCTCAGCGCTGGCTCTGCCCCAGAGCAAGTGGACAGAGGGAGGAGCATTGAGAACGAGAACATTGTGGTGATGGAGACCAAGCTGAAGATCCTGGAGATCTTGCAG tTCATCCTGAACGTGCGGCTGGACTACAGGATCTCCTACCTGCTCTCTGTCTTCAAGAAGGAGTTTGTGGAGGTTTACCCCATGCAGGACAGCGCGGCCGATGGGACAGCTCCAGCCTTTGACTCCACAA ctgcagccatgaACCTGGACCGGATCGGGGAACACGCCGAGGCCATGTTTGGTGTGGG GAAGTCCAGCAGCATGTTGGAGGTGGATGACGAGGGAGGGAGGATGTTCCTGAGGGTGCTGATCCACCTGACCATGCACGACTACCCCCCACTCATCTCcggctccctgcagctcctcttcaAGCACTTCAGCCAGAGGCAGGAGGTCCTGCACACCTTCAAGCAG GTCCAGCTCCTGATCTCAGCCCAGGATGTGGAGAACTACAAGGTGATCAAGTCAGAGCTGGACAAACTCCGCACGATGGTGGAGAAATCGGAGCTCTGGGTGGACAAGAAGGGCAGCACCAAAGGGGACAGCGCAGGGGAGGGgaacaagaaggagaagaaggag CACGGTGCCGACGAGGAGGTCATCGCTCCAGGAGAGAAGAGCAGTGAGAACTACCAGATAGTGAAGGGG atCCTGGAGCGGCTCAACAAGATGTGCGGGGTGGGGGAGCAGGTGCGCAAGAAGCAGCAGCGCCTGCTGAAGAACATGGACGCCCACAAGGTGATGCTGGACCTGCTGCAGATCCCCTATGAGAAG GGGGATGCCAAGATGATGGAGATCCTCAAGTTCACCCACCAGTTCCTGCAGAAGTTTTGTGCTGGCAACCAGGAGAACCAGGCCCTGCTGCACAAACACCTCAACCTGTTCCTGACCCCGGGG ctgctggaggcagagacGATGCAGCACATCTTCCTCAACAACTACCAGCTGTGCTCGGAGATCAACGAGACAGTGCCGCAGCACTTCATCCACTGCGTGGCCACCCACGGCCGCCACGTCCAGTACCTCGACTTCCTGCACACCATCATCAAGGCAGAGGGCAAGTACGTCAAGAAGTGCCAGGACATGATCATGACTGAG ctcacCAATGCCGGGGACGACGTGGTGGTTTTCTACAATGACAAAGCTTCGCTGGCCACCCTGCTGGAGATGATGACAGCAGCCCGGGATGGGGTGGAGGAGAACAGCCCCCTGATGTACCACATCTCCCTGGTGGACctgctggctgcctgtgctgagggcAAGAACGTCTACACCGAGATCAAGTGCAcgtccctgctgcccctggaggACGTGGTGCGGGTGGTGACACACGAGGACTGCATCACAGAG GTGAAGATGGCCTATGTGAACTTTGTCAACCACTGCTACGTGGACACGGAGGTGGAGATGAAGGAGATCTACACCAGCAACCACATCTGGACCCTCTTTGAGAACTTCACCCTGGACATGGCCCAG ATGTGCAAGAAGAGGGAGAAGCGCCTGCCTGATGCCACACTGGAGAAGTACGTGCTGACGGTGGTGCTGGACACCATCAACGCGTTCTTCAGCTCGCCCTTCTCAGAGAACAGCACCTCACTGCAG ACCCACCAGACCATCgtggtgcagctcctgcagtccaCCATGAGGCTGCTGGAGTGCccgtggctgcagcagcagcacaagagctCGGTGGAGTCCTGCATCCGCACGCTGGCCATGGTTG CCAAGAGCCGCTCCATCGCTCTGCCCATGGACCTGGATGCCCACGTGAGCTCCCTGCTcaacagcagctccaccagcacGGTGCAGAGGAACACCTCGAGCTACAAGGCAGCCACACGCTCCTTCCCTCGTGTGTCCACCACCCCCAACCAGTGGGACTACAAGAACATCATCGAGAAGCTGCAG GACATCATCAACGCCCTGGAGGACAGGCTGAAGCCGCTGGTGGAGGCTGAGCTGTCCGTGCTGGTGGATGTCCTGCACCGGCCGGAGCTGCTCTTcatggaggggacagaggcaTTCCAGCGCTGCGAGAGTGGGGGGTTCCTGTCCAa GCTGGTGCAGCACACCAAGGACCTCATGGAGACGGAGGAGAAGCTCTGCATCAAGGTGCTGAGGACGCTGCAGCAGATGCTGGTGAAGAGGAACAAGTATGGAGAGAGG GGCAACCTGCTGCGGAAAATGCTCATGAACAATTACCTGCAGAACAAGAGGTCCAGCTCCAAGGGGGAGAtgggggatgctgcagggggaG GCCAGGACCAGGACTGGTCGGCCATTGCCGCTGTCCAGTGCCGGCTGGACCGTGAAGGGGCCACCAAGCTGGTGGCTGACCTCATTATGAACACCAAGAATGAGAAGATCTTCCAGGAGAGCATCCTGCTGGCCATCCGCCTGCTGGATGGAGGCAACACCGAGATCCAG AAATCCTTTTACAACCTCATGACGAGCGACAAGAAGTCCGAGAAGTTCTTCAAGGTTCTGCACGACCGGATGAAGAAGGCGCAGCAGGAGACCAAGTCCACGGTGTCGGTGAACATGAGTGACATCGGGAACAAACCCCGTGAGGACAAGGACGAGCCCGACCCTGGCACCAAAG GACGAGGAGACACCTTCCTGCTGCCCGGCACCCCCACGCGGTACCCGATGGCCGTGGGGTTCCGCAAGGGCCACGAGCCCGGCGAGCAGGGCCAGAACAACGAGATGGGGGTGACAGTgctgatcatggagcccatcctgcgcttcctgcagctgctctgcgAGAACCACAACCGCGACCTGCAG AACTTCCTGCGGTGCcagaacaacaaaaccaactACAACCTGGTGTGTGAGACGCTGCAGTTCCTGGACATCATGTGTGGCAGCACCACGggcgggctggggctgctgggcctCTACATCAACGAGTACAACGTGGCTCTCATCACCCAGACCCTGGAGACCCTGACCGAGTACTGCCAGGGGCCCTGCCATGAGAACCAG agctgcattGTGACCCACGAGTCCAACGGGATCGACATCATCACAGCCCTGATCCTAAACGACATCAGCCCCCTCTGCAAGTACCGGATGGACCTGGTCCTGCAGCTGAAG GACAATGCCTCCAAGCTCCTGCTGGCCCTCATGGAGAGCAGGCACGACAGCGAGAACGCCGAGCGGATCCTCATCAGCCTCCGTCCCCAGGAACTG gtggATGTGATTAAGAAGGCGTatctgcaggaggaggagtgTGAGAACGCCGAGGTTTCCCCCCGGGAAGTTGGACACAACATTTATATCCTGGCGCTGCAG ctctcccgACACAACAagtctctgcagcagctcctgaagccAGTGAAGCGAatccaggaggaggaggaggagggaatcTCATCCATG CTCAGCCTTAACAACAAGCAGCTCTCGCAGATGCTCAAGtccacagccccagtgcaggaggaagaggaggatcCACTGGCTTATTATGAGAAGCACACGTCCCAAATCGAG ATCGTGCGGCTGGACCGGAGCATGGAGCAGATCAtcttccctgtgcctgggatCTGTGAGTTCCTCACCAAGGAGACCAAGTACAGGCTCTTCACCACCACGGAGCAGGACGAGCAGGGCAGCAAAGTCAGCGACTTCTTCGACCAGTCCTCCTTCCTGCACAACGAGATGGAGTGGCAGAAGAAGCTGCGCA GCATGCCGCTGATGTACTGGTTCTCCCGCAGAATGACACTCTGGGGAAGCATTTCCTTCAACCTGGCTGTCTTCATCAACATCATCATTGCTTTCTTCTACCCCTACGTGGAAGCCACTTCCATGG GAGTGCTGGATTCCCCACTGATCTCCCTGCTCTTCTGGATCCTCATCTGCTTCTCCATCATGGCCCTGTTCACCAAGCGCTACGGGGTGAGGCCGCTGCTGGTGGCCCTGATCCTGCGCTCCATCTACTACCTGGGCATCGGGCTCACCCTCAACATCCTGGGCGCTCTCAAT ctgaccAACAAGATCGTGTTCGTGGTGAGCTTCGTGGGCAACCGAGGCACCTTCATCCGTGGCTACAAGGCCATGATCATGGATGTGGAATTCCTGTACCATGTTGGCTACATCGTGACCAGTGTCCTGGGGCTCTTCGTGCACGAGCTCTTCTACAGCATCCTG CTGTTTGACTTGATCTACCGTGAGGAGACCTTGTTTAATGTCATCAAAAGCGTGACACGGAACGGGCGCTCCATCCTGctgacagccctgctggccctcATCCTCGTCTACCTCTTCTCCATCGTGGGCTTCCTGTTCCTGAAGGATGACTTCATCCTCGAGGTGGACCGGCTGCCGGACAGCAAAGCCAAAG ATGATCCCTTGGGGATGCAAAAGAACATGGAGACCTTCATGGAGTCGTGCAGCAGTGACAAAATCAGCTGTTCTGCTGCACCCACTGCCTTGGAAG AAGCTGACCCGGAGCAGTGGGAACGTGCCTGTGACACGCTGCTCATGTGCATCGTCACCGTCCTCAACCACGGCCTGCGCAACGGCGGCGGCGTGGGGGACATCCTGAGGAAACCCTCCAAGGAC GagtccctgttccctgctcgAGTTGTCTACgacctcctcttcttcttcattGTTATTATCATTGTCCTCAACCTCATCTTTGGGGTCATTATTGACACCTTTGCTGACCTGAGGAGTGAGaaacagaagaaggaagagatcCTGAAGACCACCTGTTTTATCTGTG ggctggaaaGGGACAAGTTTGACAACAAGACCGTGTCCTTTGAGGAGCACATCAAATATGAGCACAACATGTGGAACTACCTGTACTTCATCGTGCTGGTGCGGGTGAAGAACAAGACTGACTACACTGGCCCTGAGAGCTACGTGGCACAGATGATCAAG AACAAGAACCTGGACTGGTTCCCCCGGATGCGAGCCATGTCTCTGGTCAGCAATgaaggggaaggggagcagaACGAGATCCGCAATCTGCAGGACAAACTCAACACCACCATGAAGCTCGTGTCCCACCTCACCTCCCAGCTGAACGAGCTGAAGGAACAG ATGACGGAGCAGCGGAAGCGCAGGCAGAGGATGGGGTTTGTGGATGTGCAGAACACCATGAACCACTGA